Proteins co-encoded in one Prescottella sp. R16 genomic window:
- a CDS encoding LysR family transcriptional regulator codes for MLNLDRVGALCAVAQTGSVAAAARLLHVTPSGVSQQLAKLEREMGTALLEPAGRGLRLTPAGELLARRGVELLSHASGIAAEIAAMRSEVVGPIRFGAFVTASRVVLPSAVRSLLSRYPVHVTVTEAETEVTLKSVARRRIDIGVVDSWESAPIDIPVDLQSRPIHRDTADVALAVDHPLAQASTVPLSALATTPWVAWGAGAAFHDWLVRTLRRQGFEPRVDFEASDVSTHLAFAAAGLAAALVSRLAVDEPPAGVVLRPTEPRLHRDIYAVWRADNAGPAIRAGIDAVEEAFASTAQ; via the coding sequence GTGTTGAACCTGGATCGCGTAGGAGCACTGTGCGCCGTGGCGCAGACCGGATCGGTGGCCGCCGCCGCCCGGCTGCTGCACGTCACCCCGTCCGGCGTCTCCCAGCAACTCGCCAAGCTCGAGCGGGAGATGGGCACGGCACTCCTCGAGCCCGCCGGCCGGGGACTGCGGCTGACCCCGGCCGGGGAACTGCTCGCCCGCCGCGGCGTCGAACTGCTGTCGCACGCGTCGGGCATCGCCGCCGAGATCGCGGCCATGCGCAGCGAGGTGGTGGGCCCCATCCGGTTCGGGGCGTTCGTGACGGCGTCACGGGTCGTGCTGCCGAGTGCCGTGCGGTCGCTGCTGTCCCGGTATCCCGTCCACGTGACGGTGACCGAGGCCGAAACCGAGGTGACGTTGAAGTCGGTGGCGCGGCGCCGCATCGACATCGGGGTGGTGGACAGCTGGGAGTCGGCGCCGATCGACATCCCGGTGGATCTGCAGTCCCGGCCGATCCACCGCGATACCGCGGATGTGGCTCTGGCCGTGGATCATCCGCTCGCGCAGGCGTCCACCGTGCCGCTGTCCGCGCTGGCGACGACGCCGTGGGTGGCCTGGGGTGCCGGGGCGGCGTTCCACGACTGGCTGGTGCGGACGCTGCGGCGTCAGGGCTTCGAGCCGCGGGTCGACTTCGAGGCGTCGGACGTCTCGACGCATCTGGCGTTCGCGGCGGCCGGGCTCGCCGCGGCGCTGGTGTCGCGGCTGGCGGTGGACGAGCCGCCCGCCGGGGTGGTGCTGCGGCCCACCGAGCCGCGTCTGCACCGCGACATCTACGCGGTGTGGCGCGCCGACAATGCCGGCCCCGCCATTCGCGCCGGTATCGACGCCGTCGAGGAGGCGTTCGCGAGCACGGCTCAGTGA
- a CDS encoding oxygenase MpaB family protein, with amino-acid sequence MTLTPTRRAQHFPAPDPNPRPGPGRLGWVHVIDGLDPETRHQDILRITAGYEFPWDYQRSLEFALFRTYCVPSISELLARTGEFEHRPQKRYDDTALLMGELVEHGYDSERGRESLRNVNRMHGRYTIANDDMLYVLSTFAYDPVDWIDRYGWRRLHPHERLASYHFYRQVGIRMGVKDIPDSYQDFHTFKMDYERDRFVYSDTNHRIGTYTLQLLQSWYPRAVARPVASAVYALVDDRMSTAFGFPPGSPRVRSVAEAGLRARSAVVRHLPKRRTSRGDSDPNNRTYPGYPVGYRPSDLGVDSAGAH; translated from the coding sequence ATGACCCTCACTCCCACCCGCCGTGCCCAGCACTTCCCCGCCCCCGACCCGAATCCGCGACCCGGACCGGGCCGGCTGGGCTGGGTGCACGTGATCGACGGCCTCGACCCGGAGACCCGGCACCAGGACATCCTCCGCATCACCGCCGGCTACGAGTTCCCGTGGGACTACCAGCGGTCCCTCGAGTTCGCTCTGTTCCGCACGTACTGTGTGCCGTCGATCTCCGAACTGCTCGCCCGCACCGGCGAATTCGAGCACCGTCCGCAGAAACGCTACGACGACACCGCCCTGCTCATGGGCGAGCTCGTCGAGCACGGCTACGACTCCGAGCGCGGACGCGAATCGCTGCGCAACGTCAACCGCATGCACGGCCGGTACACGATAGCGAACGACGACATGCTGTACGTGCTGTCGACGTTCGCGTACGACCCCGTCGACTGGATCGACCGGTACGGATGGCGTCGGCTGCACCCGCACGAGCGGCTGGCGTCGTACCACTTCTACCGGCAGGTCGGAATCCGCATGGGAGTCAAGGACATTCCCGACTCCTACCAGGATTTCCACACGTTCAAGATGGACTACGAGCGGGACCGGTTCGTCTACAGCGACACCAACCACCGCATCGGCACCTACACGCTGCAACTGCTCCAGTCGTGGTATCCGCGCGCCGTGGCCCGGCCCGTCGCGTCCGCCGTGTACGCCCTCGTCGACGACCGCATGTCGACGGCGTTCGGATTCCCGCCGGGGTCGCCGCGGGTGCGGTCCGTCGCCGAAGCCGGGCTACGGGCCCGCTCCGCGGTGGTGCGGCACCTTCCCAAGCGTCGGACGTCCCGCGGCGACAGCGACCCGAACAACCGCACCTACCCGGGCTATCCCGTCGGCTACCGGCCGAGCGACCTCGGCGTCGACAGCGCCGGCGCTCACTGA
- a CDS encoding aldehyde dehydrogenase family protein, whose translation MTRELSSDADTATTFPSRDPRTGTVLAEYPVASDADAAAAVARARSAARWWDAQGFRGRRDWLLEFKKAIASDADGLARVMSAETGKPHGDALLEIMLAVEHLDWAARNAKKILKPRRVPSGPVSANQSATLGYQPLGVVGVIGPWNYPVYTPMGSISYALAAGNAIVFKPSELTPGVGKWLADKWNDLAPSQPVLQVITGFGATGTALCRAGVDKIAFTGSGPTARKVMAVCAETLTPIVAECGGKDAMLVAEDADLDKAVEFAAFGAFGNAGQTCAGVERVYVAEPVYRQFLDKLTTAVEKIRAGGTDADTYGPMTLPRQVDVVRDHIADALDKGARAVIGGIGSVHERFVDPVILTDVPENSSAVREETFGPTVVVNKVRDLDEGVERANATSYGLGASVFTRDKARGRAIADRLRTGMVSVNSVLGFAGVPSLPFGGVGESGFGRIHGADGLREFSRAKAVTVQRFSAPLNLLTLERSARDMRISAWMLRARHGR comes from the coding sequence GTGACCCGAGAGTTGAGTTCCGACGCCGACACCGCCACCACCTTCCCCAGCCGCGACCCGCGCACCGGCACCGTCCTCGCCGAGTACCCGGTGGCCTCCGACGCCGACGCCGCCGCGGCCGTCGCGCGGGCCCGCAGTGCCGCACGCTGGTGGGACGCACAGGGTTTCCGCGGACGACGCGACTGGCTGCTCGAGTTCAAGAAGGCCATCGCGTCCGACGCCGACGGACTCGCGCGTGTCATGTCCGCCGAGACCGGCAAGCCGCACGGCGACGCGCTGCTCGAGATCATGCTCGCCGTCGAACACCTCGACTGGGCGGCCCGCAACGCGAAGAAGATCCTGAAACCGCGGCGGGTACCGTCCGGTCCGGTGAGCGCCAACCAGTCCGCCACACTCGGCTACCAGCCACTCGGCGTGGTCGGGGTGATCGGCCCGTGGAACTATCCGGTGTACACGCCGATGGGATCGATCTCGTACGCACTCGCCGCCGGCAACGCGATCGTCTTCAAGCCCAGCGAGCTCACGCCGGGCGTCGGAAAGTGGCTGGCGGACAAATGGAACGACCTCGCCCCCAGCCAGCCCGTGCTACAGGTGATCACCGGGTTCGGCGCCACCGGCACCGCCCTGTGCCGCGCCGGCGTCGACAAGATCGCGTTCACCGGGTCCGGGCCCACCGCCCGCAAGGTCATGGCCGTGTGCGCCGAAACCCTCACCCCGATCGTCGCCGAATGCGGCGGCAAGGACGCCATGCTCGTCGCGGAGGACGCCGACCTCGACAAGGCCGTCGAATTCGCGGCGTTCGGCGCGTTCGGCAACGCCGGGCAGACGTGCGCCGGCGTCGAACGCGTCTACGTCGCCGAACCGGTGTACCGGCAGTTCCTCGACAAGCTCACCACCGCCGTCGAGAAGATCCGCGCCGGCGGCACCGACGCCGACACCTACGGCCCGATGACGCTGCCCCGGCAGGTCGACGTCGTCCGCGACCACATCGCCGACGCCCTCGACAAGGGCGCTCGGGCCGTGATCGGTGGAATCGGTTCCGTTCACGAACGTTTCGTCGACCCGGTGATCCTCACCGACGTCCCGGAGAACTCGTCGGCGGTGCGCGAGGAAACGTTCGGTCCGACGGTCGTCGTCAACAAGGTCCGCGACCTCGACGAGGGCGTCGAGCGGGCCAACGCGACGTCGTACGGGCTCGGCGCATCGGTGTTCACCCGCGACAAGGCCCGCGGCCGGGCGATCGCCGACCGACTGCGCACCGGCATGGTGTCGGTCAACTCGGTGCTCGGGTTCGCCGGTGTCCCGTCGCTGCCGTTCGGTGGCGTCGGCGAGTCCGGTTTCGGCCGTATCCACGGCGCCGACGGCCTGCGCGAGTTCAGCCGTGCCAAGGCCGTCACGGTCCAGAGGTTCTCGGCCCCACTGAATCTGCTCACCCTCGAGCGGTCCGCCCGCGACATGAGAATCTCGGCGTGGATGCTCCGGGCCCGACACGGGCGGTGA
- a CDS encoding acyl-CoA dehydrogenase family protein, whose translation MMADFTSEQRDFASAVAAFCRKECGTREQRDALTGHGAHNHNQDLYEKMADLGWLGITVPEEYGGSAGTAVDMCILLEESARGMAPIGGIGPTLITGAAYARFGTEQQKRDVLGGIVRGASESISMSEPEAGSDVGNLSCRAEKVSGGWLLNGQKTWCSNAHFAENILLVARTDRSGSKHEGLTMFHLPADTPGLKISGIDTMGGREVNDLYLTDVHLPDDAVVGAVGGGWAQLMTGLNTERLILGAMMLGTAQRAFDDALGFVTQRKQFGRPVGTFQALRHRIADLATEIECTRLLVYSTARMVDAHPEKLFPREASMVKLKATETAKKVALEGMQMMGGYGYATEFDMEGHVRKTLVSSIYGGTNEIQRDIIGKTYGL comes from the coding sequence ATGATGGCCGACTTCACTTCTGAGCAGCGCGATTTCGCGTCCGCGGTGGCCGCGTTCTGTCGCAAGGAATGTGGCACGCGGGAGCAGCGGGACGCGCTCACCGGCCACGGTGCCCACAACCACAATCAGGACCTCTACGAGAAGATGGCCGATCTCGGGTGGCTCGGCATCACGGTCCCGGAGGAGTACGGCGGCTCGGCCGGCACGGCCGTCGACATGTGCATTCTCCTCGAGGAATCCGCCCGCGGTATGGCACCGATCGGCGGCATCGGACCCACCCTCATCACGGGCGCTGCCTACGCCAGATTCGGTACGGAACAACAGAAACGGGATGTGCTCGGCGGGATCGTGCGGGGTGCCTCGGAGTCGATCTCGATGTCCGAACCGGAGGCCGGGTCCGACGTCGGCAACCTGAGCTGCCGGGCCGAGAAGGTGTCCGGCGGCTGGCTGCTCAACGGGCAGAAGACGTGGTGCTCCAATGCCCACTTCGCGGAGAACATCCTGTTGGTGGCGCGCACCGATCGCAGCGGCTCCAAACACGAGGGCCTGACGATGTTCCATCTACCGGCCGACACGCCGGGACTGAAGATCAGCGGCATCGACACGATGGGTGGCCGCGAGGTCAACGACCTGTATCTCACCGACGTCCACCTGCCCGACGATGCCGTGGTCGGTGCGGTCGGCGGCGGCTGGGCGCAGCTCATGACGGGCCTCAACACCGAGCGGCTCATCCTGGGCGCCATGATGCTCGGTACCGCGCAGCGGGCATTCGACGACGCCCTCGGATTCGTCACGCAACGTAAGCAGTTCGGCCGACCGGTCGGCACGTTCCAGGCGCTGCGGCACCGGATCGCGGATCTGGCCACCGAGATCGAATGCACCCGCCTGCTGGTCTATTCGACGGCCCGGATGGTGGACGCACATCCCGAGAAACTGTTCCCGAGGGAGGCGTCGATGGTCAAACTCAAGGCCACCGAGACCGCGAAGAAGGTGGCGCTCGAGGGCATGCAGATGATGGGCGGCTACGGATACGCCACCGAATTCGACATGGAGGGGCACGTCCGCAAGACGCTGGTGTCGTCGATCTACGGCGGCACCAACGAGATTCAGCGCGACATCATCGGCAAGACGTACGGACTGTAG
- a CDS encoding GntR family transcriptional regulator — MVAPVRPLRRPQLSEAVAAHLRGAVMSGRLRPGAFVRLDETAAELGVSVTPVREALLTLRGEGMVESVPNRGYVVSPLERDDVHDIFWLQGQITVELAVRAARLASDGDLARLTDLTDELRQAVAVSDADRIAEAEYEFHRELCRIGRGPKLAWFLANAARYTPYELYAADPAWGELAVASHTRLIEAMRGGDRDAVVAHTRIQFDDAADRLVAHLERIGTWS; from the coding sequence GTGGTTGCTCCGGTCCGGCCGCTGCGGAGGCCGCAGCTGTCCGAAGCTGTGGCGGCGCATCTGCGCGGCGCCGTCATGTCCGGTCGGCTGCGGCCGGGGGCGTTCGTCCGGCTCGACGAGACGGCCGCCGAACTGGGGGTGAGTGTCACCCCGGTACGGGAGGCGCTGCTGACGCTGCGTGGGGAGGGGATGGTGGAGTCGGTCCCGAACCGCGGGTACGTGGTCTCTCCACTCGAACGCGACGACGTGCACGACATCTTCTGGTTGCAGGGGCAGATCACCGTCGAGCTGGCGGTGCGGGCAGCACGGCTCGCGTCGGATGGCGATCTGGCGCGGTTGACGGATCTCACCGACGAGCTGCGGCAGGCGGTGGCGGTGTCCGATGCGGACCGAATTGCGGAGGCCGAGTACGAGTTCCATCGGGAGCTGTGCCGGATCGGGCGGGGCCCGAAGCTGGCGTGGTTCCTCGCGAACGCGGCCCGCTACACGCCGTACGAACTGTATGCGGCGGACCCGGCGTGGGGGGAGCTGGCGGTGGCGTCGCACACGCGGTTGATCGAGGCGATGCGCGGCGGGGACCGGGACGCGGTCGTCGCGCACACCCGTATCCAGTTCGACGACGCCGCCGACCGTCTGGTGGCGCACCTGGAGAGGATCGGGACATGGTCGTGA
- a CDS encoding oxygenase MpaB family protein: protein MVVTEGTDTGGVALADFVGESMLLLGAGPTVLLQLALPGVGYGVAEHSTTLQRPLDRLRTTMTYVYAVTLGTEEERRAVVRLVNRVHVPVRSERYNAFDPDLQLWVAATLYRNGADMYERFFGPLSDADAERLYRQSAVYGTALQVKPDMWPADRAAFDVYWEKMIASVEVDDQVRAYVRELLSGGRAPLPVRALMPVQRFVTTGLLPPRLRDEFGLPWSPRDQRRFDLLMRLLPPVYRLVPRTLRQLPSRYYLWDMRRRLSKHKHLI from the coding sequence ATGGTCGTGACGGAGGGGACGGACACCGGTGGTGTCGCGTTGGCGGATTTCGTGGGCGAGTCGATGCTGTTGCTCGGCGCCGGCCCGACGGTGCTGTTGCAGTTGGCGTTGCCGGGTGTGGGTTACGGTGTGGCCGAACACAGTACGACGCTGCAGCGGCCACTGGACCGGTTGCGGACCACGATGACGTACGTGTACGCGGTCACGCTCGGTACGGAGGAGGAGCGGCGGGCGGTGGTGCGTCTGGTCAACCGGGTGCACGTGCCGGTGCGGTCGGAACGGTACAACGCGTTCGATCCGGACCTGCAGCTGTGGGTGGCGGCGACGCTGTACCGCAACGGCGCCGACATGTACGAGCGGTTCTTCGGGCCCCTGTCCGATGCGGACGCCGAACGCCTGTACCGGCAGTCGGCGGTGTACGGGACGGCGCTGCAGGTGAAGCCGGACATGTGGCCGGCGGATCGGGCGGCGTTCGACGTGTACTGGGAGAAGATGATCGCGTCGGTCGAGGTGGACGACCAGGTGCGCGCGTATGTGCGGGAGTTGCTGTCGGGTGGCCGGGCACCGCTGCCGGTACGGGCGCTGATGCCGGTGCAGCGGTTCGTGACGACGGGTCTGCTGCCGCCGCGGCTGCGGGACGAGTTCGGTCTGCCGTGGAGCCCGCGCGATCAGCGCCGTTTCGACCTGCTGATGCGTCTGCTGCCGCCCGTGTACCGGCTGGTGCCCCGGACGCTGCGGCAACTTCCGTCCCGCTACTACCTGTGGGACATGCGTCGACGTCTCTCCAAGCACAAGCACCTCATCTGA
- a CDS encoding TetR/AcrR family transcriptional regulator has protein sequence MQRTEPRRRPKDRKLQIAAVAAEAFSARGYHGVGVDEIAAAVGISGPALYRHFPNKYALFLRAATDLADALETALVDEDDAALDCADPAERLNGQLLAAIRTTVTHRRTAGLYRWESRYLAADDRARIRATIETVNQRITDTLTRLRPGLPARDAAQICVAMLGVIGSITVHRTTLPPRRLDRLLLGACRAVADVEPVTVDDDGVPSALPGADASSDDRREALLGAAVTAFHARGYHDVSIEDIASAAGITASGVYRHFTGKADLLAAAFHRAADRLADATTAALHGADTPRDALTALVDVYVRLSFQQSELMSVYVAELAVLPDGPRTELRAVQRHNTDRWAHLLADTRPELSATECRFLVHAAFALVLDVGRIMHFDATASNQARVRALVEAVLFGS, from the coding sequence GTGCAGCGGACCGAACCCCGACGCCGACCCAAGGATCGAAAACTCCAGATCGCCGCCGTGGCCGCCGAAGCGTTCAGTGCCCGCGGCTACCACGGCGTCGGCGTCGACGAGATCGCCGCCGCCGTCGGCATCTCCGGGCCGGCCCTGTACCGGCACTTCCCCAACAAGTACGCGCTGTTCCTGCGTGCCGCAACAGATCTCGCAGATGCCCTCGAGACCGCCCTCGTCGACGAGGACGACGCCGCCCTCGACTGCGCCGACCCGGCCGAACGTTTGAACGGGCAACTCCTCGCCGCGATCCGCACCACCGTCACCCACCGCCGCACCGCCGGCCTGTACCGGTGGGAGAGCCGCTACCTCGCCGCCGACGACCGCGCCCGCATCCGCGCCACCATCGAAACCGTCAACCAGCGCATCACCGACACCCTCACCCGGCTGCGCCCCGGCCTGCCCGCCCGCGACGCCGCCCAGATCTGCGTCGCCATGCTCGGCGTGATCGGCAGCATCACCGTCCACCGCACCACCCTGCCGCCGCGCCGCCTCGACCGACTCCTCCTGGGCGCCTGCCGCGCCGTCGCCGACGTCGAACCGGTCACCGTCGACGACGACGGGGTGCCCTCGGCGTTGCCTGGTGCCGATGCGTCGTCGGACGACCGTCGTGAGGCCCTGCTCGGGGCGGCCGTCACCGCATTCCATGCCCGCGGCTACCACGACGTGAGCATCGAGGACATCGCCTCCGCCGCCGGCATCACCGCGTCCGGCGTCTACCGGCACTTCACCGGCAAAGCCGACCTGCTCGCCGCCGCCTTCCACCGCGCCGCCGACCGGCTCGCCGACGCCACCACCGCCGCCCTGCACGGCGCCGACACCCCACGCGACGCTCTCACCGCCCTCGTCGACGTGTACGTGCGACTGTCGTTCCAGCAGAGCGAACTGATGAGCGTGTACGTCGCCGAACTCGCCGTCCTCCCCGACGGCCCCCGCACCGAACTGCGCGCCGTCCAACGTCACAACACCGACCGGTGGGCGCACCTCCTCGCCGACACCCGGCCGGAGTTGTCCGCCACCGAATGCCGCTTCCTCGTCCACGCCGCCTTCGCCCTCGTCCTCGACGTCGGCCGCATCATGCACTTCGACGCCACGGCCTCGAACCAGGCTCGGGTGCGGGCACTCGTCGAGGCGGTGCTGTTCGGTTCGTGA
- the fadD5 gene encoding fatty-acid--CoA ligase FadD5, with the protein MVASTATPTAALEAGRFRRNNWNNQVARHALMIPDRAALRFQGATITWSGLHDRVERLAGALDRRGVRFGDRVLILMLNRPEYLETVLAATALGAIAVPVNFRMTAPEVAFLLRDSGARVVVTDTVLAPLVEAVRAETAELEQTITVGDPDGYEALIAEPGEPHLPVDIPDDTPALIMYTSGTTGRPKGAVLTHANMAAQALTCIRAFQMHRPDDIGFCASPMFHIAALGSMAPSLMLGLTTVIHPVGAFDPDTLLDVLEQERVTSLFLVPVQWQAVCAAQQHSPRNLKLRNISWGAAPASDTVLRAMAETFPEASNVAVFGQTEMSPITCVLDGEDALRKLGSVGRVIPTVQARVVDDDMNDVPPGQVGEIVYRGPTTMLGYWQNPAATADAFHGGWFHSGDLVRVDGEGFVYVVDRKKDMIISGGENIYCAEVENALFAHPKVLEAAVIGRADPQWGEIPVAVVALRPDAGGLTLDELQQFLGTQLARYKHPKALLCVEALPRNASGKVVKGELRALQ; encoded by the coding sequence ATGGTCGCTTCAACTGCAACTCCCACGGCCGCGCTCGAGGCCGGACGGTTCCGGCGCAACAACTGGAACAACCAGGTGGCCCGGCACGCGCTGATGATCCCGGACCGGGCTGCGCTGCGGTTCCAGGGGGCCACGATCACCTGGTCCGGGCTGCACGATCGGGTGGAGCGGCTGGCCGGCGCCCTGGACCGCCGTGGGGTGCGGTTCGGGGACCGGGTGCTGATCCTCATGCTCAACCGTCCCGAATATCTGGAGACGGTGCTGGCGGCCACTGCACTGGGGGCGATCGCGGTGCCGGTGAATTTCCGGATGACGGCACCGGAGGTGGCATTCCTGTTGCGGGACAGTGGCGCTCGCGTCGTGGTGACGGACACGGTACTGGCGCCACTGGTGGAGGCGGTGCGGGCGGAGACGGCCGAGTTGGAGCAGACGATCACGGTGGGGGACCCCGACGGCTACGAGGCGCTGATCGCCGAGCCGGGCGAGCCGCACCTGCCGGTCGACATTCCGGACGACACGCCGGCGCTGATCATGTACACGTCGGGGACGACGGGCCGGCCGAAGGGGGCGGTGCTCACGCACGCCAACATGGCGGCGCAGGCCCTCACCTGTATCCGGGCGTTCCAGATGCACCGCCCCGACGACATCGGTTTCTGTGCGTCGCCGATGTTCCACATCGCGGCGCTGGGGTCGATGGCGCCGAGCCTGATGCTGGGGCTGACCACGGTGATCCATCCGGTGGGCGCGTTCGACCCGGACACCTTGCTGGACGTGCTCGAGCAGGAGCGGGTCACCTCGCTGTTCCTGGTGCCGGTGCAGTGGCAGGCCGTGTGCGCGGCGCAGCAGCACAGCCCCCGGAACCTGAAGCTGCGCAACATCTCCTGGGGTGCGGCTCCGGCATCGGACACGGTACTGCGGGCGATGGCGGAGACGTTCCCGGAGGCGTCGAACGTGGCGGTGTTCGGGCAGACGGAGATGTCGCCGATCACGTGCGTGCTGGACGGGGAGGATGCGCTGCGCAAGCTGGGATCGGTGGGCCGGGTGATTCCGACGGTGCAGGCCCGCGTCGTGGACGACGACATGAACGATGTTCCGCCCGGCCAGGTGGGGGAGATCGTGTACCGGGGGCCGACGACGATGCTCGGGTACTGGCAGAATCCGGCGGCCACGGCGGACGCGTTCCACGGTGGCTGGTTCCATTCGGGTGATCTGGTGCGCGTGGACGGTGAGGGGTTCGTCTACGTGGTGGACCGCAAGAAGGACATGATCATTTCCGGTGGCGAGAACATCTACTGCGCCGAGGTGGAGAACGCGCTGTTCGCGCATCCGAAGGTGCTCGAGGCCGCGGTGATCGGCCGCGCCGACCCGCAGTGGGGGGAGATCCCGGTGGCGGTGGTGGCATTGCGGCCGGACGCCGGCGGGTTGACGCTCGACGAACTGCAACAGTTCCTCGGTACACAGCTGGCCCGGTACAAGCATCCGAAGGCGCTGCTGTGTGTGGAGGCGTTGCCGCGCAACGCGAGTGGGAAGGTCGTCAAGGGCGAGCTCCGGGCCTTGCAATGA